A single window of Vigna unguiculata cultivar IT97K-499-35 chromosome 1, ASM411807v1, whole genome shotgun sequence DNA harbors:
- the LOC114162338 gene encoding E3 ubiquitin-protein ligase BAH1-like isoform X1, with product MKFCKKYQEYMQGQEKKLPGVGFKKLKKILKRCRKNSPSQKPLNAPLAAKTCPDQCPVCDGTFFPSLLNEMSDVVGCFNQRAQKLLELHLASGFRKYFFWIKGRLQGNHSALIQEGKDLVTYALINAIAIRKILKKYDKIHYSKQGQLFKSQVQSMHKEILQSPWLCELMAFHINLRETKVKSMKAHALFDGCSLTFKDEKPSLTCELFDSIKLDVDLTCSICLDTVFDPVSLTCGHIFCYICACSAASVSIVDGLKSADSKKKCPLCRKNAVYEGAVHLEELNILLGRSCQEYWEQRLETERVERIKQIKEHWDSQCRAFVGV from the exons ATGAAGTTCTGCAAAAAATACCAGGAATACATGCAAGGCCAGGAGAAGAAGCTTCCAGGCGTAGGATTCAAGAAGCTCAAGAAAATCTTGAAGAGGTGCAGAAAAAACTCTCCATCCCAGAAGCCCCTTAATGCACCCCTTGCCGCCAAAACCTGCCCAGACCAATGCCCAG TGTGCGATGGAACCTTCTTCCCTTCCCTTCTCAATGAAATGTCAGATGTAGTGGGGTGTTTTAATCAGCGTGCGCAGAAATTATTGGAGCTGCATCTTGCTTCTGGCTTCAGAAAGTACTTTTTCTGGATCAAAGGCAGATTGCAAGGAAACCATTCTGCTCTGATTCAAGAAGGCAAAGATCTTGTCACTTACGCACTCATAAATGCTATTGCAATTAGGAAAATACTCAAGAAATATGATAAG ATTCATTATTCCAAGCAAGGGCAATTATTCAAGTCGCAGGTCCAGAGTATGCACAAGGAGATTCTTCAGAGTCCCTGGCTTTGTGAGCTCATGGCCTTCCACATCAATTTAAGGGAAACTAAGGTAAAGTcaatgaaggcacatgctttgTTCGATGGATGTTCTCTCACATTTAAGGATGAGAAACCGTCCCTTACTTGTGAGCTCTTTGATTCTATCAAATTGGATGTTGACTTGACTTGTTCTATATGCTTG GACACAGTGTTTGATCCAGTTTCTCTGACTTGCGGCCACATATTCTGCTATATTTGTGCATGCTCGGCTGCTTCAGTATCTATTGTTGACGGACTTAAGTCTGCAGATTCTAAAAAGAAATGTCCTCTATGCCGCAAG AACGCTGTATATGAAGGTGCTGTGCACTTGGAAGAACTGAATATTCTGTTAGGCAGAAG CTGTCAGGAATACTGGGAGCAGAGGCTTGAGACTGAGAGGGTGGAGAGGATTAAGCAAATAAAGGAACACTGGGATTCACAGTGTAGGGCATTCGTGGGTGTCTAA
- the LOC114162338 gene encoding E3 ubiquitin-protein ligase BAH1-like isoform X2, which translates to MKFCKKYQEYMQGQEKKLPGVGFKKLKKILKRCRKNSPSQKPLNAPLAAKTCPDQCPVCDGTFFPSLLNEMSDVVGCFNQRAQKLLELHLASGFRKYFFWIKGRLQGNHSALIQEGKDLVTYALINAIAIRKILKKYDKIHYSKQGQLFKSQVQSMHKEILQSPWLCELMAFHINLRETKDTVFDPVSLTCGHIFCYICACSAASVSIVDGLKSADSKKKCPLCRKNAVYEGAVHLEELNILLGRSCQEYWEQRLETERVERIKQIKEHWDSQCRAFVGV; encoded by the exons ATGAAGTTCTGCAAAAAATACCAGGAATACATGCAAGGCCAGGAGAAGAAGCTTCCAGGCGTAGGATTCAAGAAGCTCAAGAAAATCTTGAAGAGGTGCAGAAAAAACTCTCCATCCCAGAAGCCCCTTAATGCACCCCTTGCCGCCAAAACCTGCCCAGACCAATGCCCAG TGTGCGATGGAACCTTCTTCCCTTCCCTTCTCAATGAAATGTCAGATGTAGTGGGGTGTTTTAATCAGCGTGCGCAGAAATTATTGGAGCTGCATCTTGCTTCTGGCTTCAGAAAGTACTTTTTCTGGATCAAAGGCAGATTGCAAGGAAACCATTCTGCTCTGATTCAAGAAGGCAAAGATCTTGTCACTTACGCACTCATAAATGCTATTGCAATTAGGAAAATACTCAAGAAATATGATAAG ATTCATTATTCCAAGCAAGGGCAATTATTCAAGTCGCAGGTCCAGAGTATGCACAAGGAGATTCTTCAGAGTCCCTGGCTTTGTGAGCTCATGGCCTTCCACATCAATTTAAGGGAAACTAAG GACACAGTGTTTGATCCAGTTTCTCTGACTTGCGGCCACATATTCTGCTATATTTGTGCATGCTCGGCTGCTTCAGTATCTATTGTTGACGGACTTAAGTCTGCAGATTCTAAAAAGAAATGTCCTCTATGCCGCAAG AACGCTGTATATGAAGGTGCTGTGCACTTGGAAGAACTGAATATTCTGTTAGGCAGAAG CTGTCAGGAATACTGGGAGCAGAGGCTTGAGACTGAGAGGGTGGAGAGGATTAAGCAAATAAAGGAACACTGGGATTCACAGTGTAGGGCATTCGTGGGTGTCTAA
- the LOC114175917 gene encoding universal stress protein PHOS34-like produces the protein MATTESEKQVIVIGIDDSDFSTYALQWTLDHLLSPTLNHNFKLLLVYAKPTVSASVGFVGPGASEVLPIVEADLKRIAAKVIDNAKDLCHKKSVNDVSVDVMEGDPRIVLCDAVEKHHASMLVVGSHGYGALKRAVLGSVSDYCAHHAHCTVMIVKKPKHKH, from the exons ATGGCGACCACTGAGTCGGAGAAGCAGGTGATTGTGATCGGAATCGACGACAGTGATTTCAGCACCTACGCTCTCCAGTGGACTCTCGATCACTTGCTATCGCCAACCCTTAATCATAACTTCAAGCTTCTTCTTGTTTATGCCAAGCCTACTGTTTCCGCTTCGGTTGGTTTTGTTGGCCCTG GAGCCTCTGAGGTTTTGCCTATTGTCGAAGCGGATTTGAAAAGAATAGCTGCCAAAGTCATCGACAATGCCAAAGATCTATGCCACAAGAAATCC GTAAATGACGTATCAGTGGACGTGATGGAAGGTGATCCTAGGATTGTTCTTTGTGATGCTGTGGAGAAGCACCATGCTTCAATGCTGGTTGTGGGTAGTCATGGTTATGGGGCTCTAAAAAG GGCCGTTTTGGGCAGTGTAAGTGACTATTGTGCTCATCATGCACACTGCACTGTCATGATCGTGAAGAAGCCAAAGCACAAACACTGA
- the LOC114175775 gene encoding phytochrome A-associated F-box protein-like: protein MVSKEEKNVFSELTDDIVLNIFYNLEDDPRHWARLACVCTKFSSLIADFCWKSKCSRSIPSDLLSASDHPPLSLHKLAFCCPGLRHAGLLFDTSDFGLERDLGPDLINHSSPSNPPPPPPPSQPQSLQTVSDSNTSSCSSSCWSLFDDLYYDTLYVATESEAPRLEEPVSAGVVSNGPCKKRKVSRAWRSHLASGSWSLSREQGSKLLGRQFRDDILYVCDWPGCVHKEEKRKYRLFRGVFKNFKRTRVWRTIHDGNKRKLDLPCAFCACKFTWDLHSAFCLRRVFGFHDDGEPVVRAYVCENGHVSGAWTDVPMYT from the coding sequence ATGGTTAGTAAGGAAGAGAAAAACGTGTTCTCGGAACTAACCGACGACATCGTTTTGAACATCTTCTACAATCTCGAAGACGATCCTCGCCACTGGGCTCGCTTGGCCTGTGTCTGCACCAAATTCTCTTCCCTCATAGCCGATTTCTGTTGGAAGTCCAAATGCTCCCGCTCCATCCCCTCCGACCTCCTCTCCGCCTCCGACCACCCGCCGCTCTCCCTCCACAAACTCGCCTTCTGCTGCCCCGGCCTCCGCCACGCCGGCCTCCTCTTCGATACCTCCGATTTCGGACTCGAACGGGACCTCGGCCCTGACCTTATCAACCACTCTTCTCCCTCCAATcctccgccgccgccgccgccatcgCAACCTCAATCTCTACAGACGGTCTCCGATTCGAATACCTCTTCCTGCTCTTCCTCGTGTTGGTCGCTTTTTGATGACCTATACTACGACACGCTCTACGTGGCGACGGAGTCGGAGGCGCCGCGGCTGGAGGAGCCGGTGAGCGCGGGCGTGGTTTCGAATGGCCCGTGCAAGAAGCGGAAGGTGTCGCGCGCGTGGCGGTCGCACCTGGCGTCGGGGAGCTGGAGCCTGAGCCGGGAGCAGGGGAGCAAGCTGCTCGGGAGGCAGTTCCGCGACGATATCCTGTACGTTTGCGACTGGCCTGGTTGCGTGCACAAGGAGGAGAAGAGGAAGTACCGCCTCTTCAGAGGCGTTTTCAAGAACTTCAAACGCACTAGGGTTTGGAGAACCATTCACGACGGCAACAAGAGGAAGCTGGATCTGCCCTGCGCCTTCTGCGCCTGCAAATTCACCTGGGATCTCCACTCCGCCTTCTGCCTCCGCCGTGTCTTCGGCTTTCACGACGACGGAGAGCCTGTGGTGAGAGCCTACGTTTGCGAGAATGGACACGTCTCCGGTGCTTGGACCGATGTTCCCATGTACACTTGA
- the LOC114180327 gene encoding LOW QUALITY PROTEIN: serine/arginine-rich-splicing factor SR34-like (The sequence of the model RefSeq protein was modified relative to this genomic sequence to represent the inferred CDS: inserted 1 base in 1 codon), with amino-acid sequence MSRRSSRTVYVGNLPGDIREREVEDLFLKYGHITHIDLKVPPRXPGYAFVEFEDAQDAEDAIRGRDGYDFDGHRLRVEPAHGGRGHSSSRDRHSSHSNGRAGRGVSRRSEYRVLVTGLPSSASWQDLKDHMRKAGDVCFSQVFHDGRGTTGIVDYTNYDDMKYAIKKLDDSEFRNAFSKGYVRVREYDSRRDSSRSPSRGPSHSRGRSYSRSRSRSRSYSRDRSQSKSPKGKSSQRSPAKSPSRSPARSRSRSKSRSLSGSRSRSRSPLPSRNKSPKRRSASRSPSRSRSRSKSLSR; translated from the exons ATGAGTAGACGCTCGAGCAGAACTGTATACGTTGGAAATCTACCTGGTGATATCCGTGAAAGAGAAGTTGAAGATTTGTTTCTGAAG tATGGACACATAACTCACATAGATCTAAAGGTTCCACCAA CCCCTGGCTACGCATTTGTAGAG TTTGAAGATGCTCAAGACGCTGAGGATGCAATACGTGGACGTGATGGCTATGATTTTGATGGGCACCGGTTACGG GTGGAGCCTGCCCATGGTGGACGTGGTCATTCATCCTCAAGAGATCGGCACAGCAGTCACAGCAATGGACGGGCTGGACGTGGGGTGTCCAGGCGCTCTGAATATCGTG TTCTAGTCACAGGATTGCCCTCTTCAGCATCCTGGCAGGATCTTAAG GATCACATGCGCAAGGCAGGAGATGTTTGCTTTTCCCAGGTCTTTCATGATGGAAGGG gtacTACTGGTATTGTGGATTACACAAATTATGATGATATGAAATATGCT ATCAAGAAGCTTGATGATTCTGAGTTTCGAAATGCATTTTCCAAGGGTTATGTTCGA gtgaGGGAATATGATTCAAGGCGGGACTCGTCTAGAAGTCCTAGCCGTGGCCCATCTCATTCTAGAGGAAGAAGCTATAGCCGCAGCCGCAGCCGCAGCCGTAGTTACAGTCGAGACCGGAGCCAAAG CAAATCTCCTAAGGGTAAATCTTCACAGCGTTCACCTGCTAAATCTCCATCAAGATCTCCTGCCCGTTCTCGTTCAAGATCAAAGTCTCGTTCGTTGTCAGG ATCACGGTCCAGGTCCAGATCTCCATTGCCCTCT CGTAATAAAAGTCCCAAAAGGCGCAGTGCTAGCAGGAGTCCGAGTAGGAGCAGAAGCAGGAGTAAAAGTTTGTCTCG GTGA